A genomic stretch from Deinococcus aerophilus includes:
- a CDS encoding acyl-CoA-binding protein, translating to MTAFETAQADAQTLPSKPDNATLLKLYALYKQGTQGDVTGTRPGGFDFVGRAKYDAWADLQGKPSSEAQEEYVALVGSLKARG from the coding sequence ATGACTGCCTTTGAAACGGCCCAGGCCGATGCCCAGACCCTGCCCAGCAAGCCGGACAACGCCACCCTGCTCAAGCTGTATGCCCTGTACAAGCAGGGCACCCAGGGAGACGTTACCGGAACACGTCCGGGAGGCTTTGATTTCGTGGGCAGAGCCAAGTACGACGCCTGGGCCGACCTGCAGGGCAAGCCGTCCAGCGAGGCCCAGGAAGAGTACGTGGCACTGGTCGGGTCTCTGAAAGCACGCGGCTGA